In the Candidatus Saccharibacteria bacterium oral taxon 488 genome, one interval contains:
- a CDS encoding HAD-IC family P-type ATPase: protein MRDYLDIIKRNLLSPIVLAIFLLAGALIYVREYRDAWFISVVIVVNSLIGIVQEIRAKRVLHRLELMSAPRARVLRDGQAVEVPYDSLVVGDEIILRAGDELPADATVMVSKGLELNESMLTGESAAVEKAAGDTVLAATTVLAGEGTARVTAVGDQTKAGAISQVLKRYKPELTPLQRAIWRAISFLTYGAIILAALIFIVYYLSGDNMVIILKTITSSAVTVVPEGLLLASSLLLAFGSLRLAQAKVLPQKLAAIEAMALLNLLAVDKTGTLTSDEVTLERVVAFDEMGVSTSSATATSEKLHAARPVVARVPDFSESAVASFAALIAHETSGGNITGQAILAEITPPKHTDIIEVMAFSSARKMAGVRAKIDGKTRTLMMGAPEFVAKLAPVDAMLQRQLDEWADSGLRVLMLAEFDDETAKLKDLPDGSGRAIGAVILRNSLRDGVIDTVKFLQEQGVVIRVISGDNPRTVQHIARQAGIANPDKAILGSALAGLSDKAFNKAADEHTIFARVLPEQKERLIAHFKQSGKFTGMVGDGVNDALALKKSDLGVAMYAGAPASRRVADIILLNNSFTSLPIGMKLGNRIMQAIEVIATLFFHKIIYGVVLLLSTMLVGLNYPYAPRHITFLNIFLVTMPTIMWTLFPPRPRHRVNPAHFWRDTLRAVAPIALLTGLTVAFTYWSGVTLHPHQAAEAATMTVLTATFFGIYLVFLVGPMLGVILDKRAHLARTLYMAGVLFVTLVSFGIEPLRQFFDFTMPNIALLWPGIAVVVPVALAQWWLARRAGRKFADMVEAADERMKTNRPE from the coding sequence ATGCGAGATTATCTAGACATCATCAAGAGAAATTTACTATCGCCAATTGTGCTGGCGATTTTCCTGCTGGCCGGGGCGCTGATTTATGTGCGCGAGTACCGCGATGCTTGGTTTATCTCGGTGGTGATCGTGGTCAATTCGCTGATCGGCATCGTGCAGGAAATTCGTGCCAAGCGGGTGCTGCACCGGCTGGAACTGATGAGTGCGCCTCGGGCGCGGGTACTGCGTGATGGCCAGGCGGTGGAAGTGCCGTATGATTCGCTGGTTGTTGGCGATGAGATTATCCTCAGGGCCGGCGATGAGCTGCCGGCGGACGCGACAGTGATGGTGTCGAAGGGCTTGGAGTTGAATGAAAGTATGCTCACGGGCGAGTCGGCGGCAGTCGAGAAAGCGGCTGGCGATACGGTACTGGCGGCGACCACGGTGCTGGCGGGCGAAGGTACGGCGCGGGTCACGGCGGTCGGCGACCAGACAAAGGCCGGCGCCATTAGCCAAGTCCTCAAGCGCTACAAGCCAGAGCTGACGCCCTTGCAGCGAGCAATTTGGCGGGCGATTTCCTTCTTAACATACGGCGCGATTATATTGGCGGCGCTGATTTTTATCGTGTACTATTTGTCGGGTGATAATATGGTAATCATCCTCAAGACGATCACCTCGTCGGCGGTAACCGTAGTGCCGGAGGGGCTGCTGCTAGCGAGTTCCCTGCTGCTGGCGTTCGGCTCGCTGCGGCTGGCGCAGGCCAAGGTGTTGCCGCAGAAGTTGGCGGCAATCGAGGCGATGGCGCTGCTTAATCTGTTGGCGGTGGACAAGACCGGCACGCTGACCAGCGACGAGGTGACGCTGGAGCGCGTGGTGGCGTTTGATGAGATGGGTGTATCAACAAGTTCGGCGACAGCCACCTCAGAAAAGCTACACGCCGCGCGCCCAGTGGTCGCTCGGGTTCCGGATTTTTCTGAGTCAGCTGTTGCCTCTTTCGCTGCTCTCATCGCCCATGAAACCAGTGGCGGCAATATCACCGGGCAAGCGATCCTCGCGGAAATCACGCCGCCCAAGCACACAGACATCATTGAGGTGATGGCCTTTTCCTCGGCGCGCAAGATGGCGGGCGTCCGTGCGAAGATTGACGGGAAAACCAGGACATTGATGATGGGGGCGCCGGAGTTTGTGGCCAAGTTAGCGCCGGTTGACGCCATGCTCCAGCGCCAGCTGGACGAGTGGGCAGACAGCGGCCTACGGGTGCTGATGCTGGCGGAATTTGATGATGAAACGGCGAAGCTCAAGGATCTACCGGACGGTTCTGGCCGGGCGATTGGCGCGGTGATTTTGCGTAATTCCCTGCGTGACGGCGTGATTGATACGGTCAAGTTCCTCCAGGAGCAAGGCGTGGTCATTCGCGTGATTTCCGGCGATAATCCGCGCACCGTTCAGCACATCGCGCGCCAAGCGGGCATCGCCAATCCAGATAAAGCTATCCTCGGCTCGGCGCTAGCAGGCCTCAGCGACAAAGCCTTCAACAAGGCTGCTGATGAACACACAATTTTTGCCCGCGTGCTGCCAGAGCAAAAGGAGCGGCTGATCGCTCATTTCAAACAGTCTGGCAAGTTCACCGGCATGGTCGGCGACGGCGTTAACGACGCGCTGGCGCTGAAAAAATCCGACCTCGGCGTGGCGATGTACGCGGGCGCTCCGGCATCGCGGCGGGTGGCGGACATTATTTTACTCAATAATTCGTTTACGTCCCTGCCGATTGGCATGAAGCTGGGCAATCGGATCATGCAAGCGATCGAAGTCATCGCCACCCTGTTCTTTCACAAGATTATTTATGGCGTGGTGCTGCTACTAAGTACCATGCTGGTCGGGCTGAATTATCCGTACGCGCCGCGGCACATCACCTTCCTCAATATTTTCCTGGTGACCATGCCGACGATCATGTGGACGCTGTTTCCGCCGCGTCCGCGCCACCGGGTCAATCCGGCGCATTTTTGGCGAGACACCTTGCGGGCGGTGGCGCCAATCGCGCTGCTGACGGGTCTCACCGTGGCGTTTACCTACTGGTCGGGCGTGACGCTGCATCCACATCAGGCGGCCGAGGCGGCGACGATGACCGTCCTGACGGCGACGTTCTTTGGGATTTATCTGGTATTTTTGGTCGGGCCGATGTTGGGTGTAATTTTGGACAAGCGGGCGCACCTGGCGCGGACACTGTATATGGCGGGCGTGCTGTTCGTGACCTTGGTGAGCTTTGGCATTGAGCCGCTCAGGCAGTTCTTTGACTTTACTATGCCAAATATTGCCCTGCTCTGGCCGGGCATCGCTGTGGTCGTTCCCGTTGCCCTGGCTCAGTGGTGGCTGGCTCGCCGTGCTGGTCGGAAGTTCGCTGATATGGTAGAAGCGGCTGATGAGCGGATGAAGACGAACCGCCCAGAATGA